A stretch of the Planktothricoides raciborskii GIHE-MW2 genome encodes the following:
- a CDS encoding MBOAT family protein translates to MLFNSYVFILGFLPITLMIFFGLLRFGHRQFALLWMTLASLFFYGYWNPAYLPLLLISIGGNYWFGWEINRGEPKSTKSRNLLILGIAFNLVILGYYKYANFFVNSLNQIWSTDWQLPTIILPLAISFYSFTQIAYLVDAYRGETQDSDYDLITYTLFVTFYPQLIAGPILRHDELIPQLRDRQKVFFSEAKFAQGLTLFILGLAKKVLIADNLSPWVSLVFDNANDVGFLEAWVGALAYTFQLYFDFSGYSDMAIGLAWMVNIDLPLNFNSPYKSTSIIEFWRRWHITLSNFLRDYLYIFLGGNRKGEIRRYINLIITMLLGGLWHGAGWTFVLWGGMHGFYLAINQAWRKLGIFLPKIVAWMITFLAVVFSWVLFRASSISDAVEMFKAMTGIKPIEMPLAYQGFLGWLSLLGGKFEPWNNFTYLPENLGNNYILLILLGLMLAVIWLPNNQAIMDWFKPRLWVACLTSLLALFCLLSLNRVSEFLYFQF, encoded by the coding sequence GTGTTATTTAACTCTTATGTTTTTATTTTAGGTTTTTTACCGATTACCCTGATGATTTTTTTCGGCTTGCTGCGGTTTGGTCATCGTCAATTTGCTCTCCTCTGGATGACTCTAGCTTCTTTATTTTTTTATGGCTATTGGAATCCTGCCTATTTACCTTTATTACTGATTTCAATTGGGGGAAATTATTGGTTTGGCTGGGAAATTAATCGCGGTGAACCGAAAAGTACCAAGTCCCGAAATTTGTTAATTTTAGGGATAGCTTTTAACTTGGTAATTTTGGGTTATTATAAATATGCCAACTTTTTTGTCAATTCTTTGAATCAAATTTGGTCAACCGATTGGCAATTGCCCACAATTATTCTGCCCCTGGCGATTTCTTTTTATAGTTTTACCCAAATTGCTTACCTAGTGGATGCATATCGTGGGGAAACCCAGGATTCTGATTATGATTTAATCACCTATACCTTATTTGTGACGTTTTACCCCCAACTGATTGCCGGGCCAATTTTGCGCCATGATGAGCTGATTCCCCAATTGCGCGATCGCCAGAAAGTTTTCTTCTCTGAGGCGAAGTTTGCCCAAGGTTTAACCTTATTTATTTTAGGACTTGCCAAAAAGGTTTTAATTGCGGATAATTTATCTCCTTGGGTTTCCTTAGTTTTTGACAATGCCAATGATGTCGGTTTCCTAGAAGCTTGGGTCGGGGCGTTAGCTTATACCTTTCAGCTTTACTTTGATTTTTCTGGTTACTCTGATATGGCGATCGGGTTAGCATGGATGGTGAATATCGATCTGCCATTAAATTTTAACTCTCCCTATAAATCTACCTCAATTATTGAATTTTGGCGGCGTTGGCATATTACCTTATCAAATTTTCTCAGAGATTATCTTTATATTTTCCTCGGTGGCAATCGCAAAGGGGAAATTCGGCGGTATATTAATCTCATTATTACCATGTTACTGGGAGGACTATGGCATGGGGCAGGCTGGACTTTTGTCTTGTGGGGTGGAATGCATGGGTTTTATTTGGCGATTAACCAAGCATGGCGCAAATTGGGAATATTTTTGCCCAAAATAGTGGCATGGATGATTACTTTTTTGGCTGTGGTCTTTAGTTGGGTATTATTTAGGGCTAGTAGTATTAGTGATGCAGTAGAAATGTTTAAGGCAATGACGGGAATTAAACCAATTGAAATGCCCCTTGCCTATCAAGGTTTTTTGGGGTGGTTATCGTTATTGGGCGGAAAATTTGAGCCGTGGAATAACTTTACTTACTTACCCGAAAATTTAGGAAATAATTATATCTTATTGATTCTGTTAGGATTAATGTTAGCAGTTATTTGGTTGCCGAACAACCAGGCAATTATGGATTGGTTTAAACCTCGGTTGTGGGTTGCTTGCTTAACAAGTTTGTTGGCGCTTTTTTGTTTGCTTTCTCTGAATCGTGTTTCGGAATTTCTTTACTTTCAGTTTTGA
- a CDS encoding oligogalacturonate lyase family protein, translating to MKPSYPPEFKKFVDPNTNHTVIQWTNSTAKDQHFYFTTYSITQDDRWLVFISERDGHPNLYAIARSSGEIYQLTHNQNGLIRSYVYPQGGLKGLSKTSPCLDPINNRVYWTQDDILFSIELDTGNKRVICHLPEYWWTAYNHIYPDGKLLCVPVTQPEAFPDGIVDQWEQLQTIPKRMVEQGFVTRLYRIDANTGTAEIWAKVPFWVTHVQFDPLGSGRLIFNREGHGEYTTPRIWCLEPNGNYRPLFDQPKNTLCTHENWSPTGEFIVYHGWNSQGPFLAARTWEGDLVHQIPMPNFSLGHVTSTLDSRHFIIDGMDGFVTLAEPIIGQEKNPLNQWLNKISWLLRRQKVQALWPGMISRLEKQVTDMYVRRLLKITHLCKHDTDPSLKDQDAHVHAAIAPHGRSIVFTSDREGTCNVYEVIL from the coding sequence ATGAAACCGAGTTATCCTCCCGAATTTAAAAAGTTCGTCGATCCAAACACAAATCACACGGTGATTCAATGGACAAATTCAACGGCTAAAGACCAGCATTTCTATTTCACCACTTATAGTATTACCCAAGACGATCGCTGGTTAGTATTTATTTCAGAACGAGATGGACATCCGAATTTATATGCGATCGCCCGTTCTTCTGGGGAAATTTATCAACTGACTCATAACCAAAATGGGTTAATCAGAAGTTATGTCTATCCTCAAGGAGGACTTAAGGGATTAAGTAAAACATCTCCTTGTCTAGATCCGATTAATAACCGAGTCTATTGGACTCAGGATGATATCTTATTTTCTATTGAATTAGATACCGGAAATAAACGGGTTATTTGTCATTTACCCGAATATTGGTGGACGGCTTATAATCATATTTATCCTGATGGAAAATTACTCTGCGTTCCAGTCACCCAACCCGAAGCATTTCCTGATGGAATTGTTGACCAATGGGAACAACTGCAAACCATACCAAAACGGATGGTTGAACAAGGATTTGTAACTCGATTATATCGCATTGATGCGAATACTGGAACAGCAGAAATTTGGGCAAAAGTTCCATTTTGGGTGACTCATGTTCAGTTCGATCCCCTTGGCAGTGGTCGGTTAATTTTTAACCGAGAAGGACATGGAGAATACACCACACCTAGAATCTGGTGTTTAGAACCCAATGGCAATTATCGCCCGTTATTTGACCAACCGAAAAATACTCTCTGCACTCACGAAAACTGGTCGCCTACAGGAGAATTTATTGTTTACCACGGTTGGAATTCTCAAGGCCCTTTTTTGGCTGCCAGAACTTGGGAGGGAGACTTAGTTCATCAAATCCCTATGCCGAATTTTTCTCTCGGTCATGTCACCAGTACCCTCGATAGTCGTCACTTTATTATTGATGGGATGGATGGGTTTGTCACCCTGGCTGAACCCATAATCGGCCAAGAAAAAAATCCGCTGAACCAGTGGTTAAATAAAATATCTTGGCTGTTACGTCGGCAAAAGGTTCAAGCATTATGGCCAGGAATGATTTCTCGTCTGGAAAAACAAGTCACGGATATGTATGTTCGGCGACTGTTAAAGATAACTCACTTGTGCAAGCATGATACCGATCCGTCGTTAAAAGACCAAGATGCTCATGTCCATGCGGCGATCGCCCCTCACGGACGCAGTATTGTCTTTACCTCAGACCGCGAGGGAACTTGTAATGTTTATGAGGTAATTTTATAA
- a CDS encoding sialate O-acetylesterase, protein MKNIRRYWQNLIILIVCLMVPGNAQAKPIHVFILAGQSNAVGSGTIGSYLSQPDAINRYSRDLSSQPDIEFFYEISLNEECFFLDTPVVYNSAGNWVPLGLQQAAPYTSGPFCNPFYNAPTLANGFGPEITLGRWLADNESIPVAIVKFAVGATLLGDPVRGWMPGGKLHQHLLAVLDNATAALTARGDSFEIRGVFWMQGESDATDKYHKQVYLTYEENLTNLKKSLRDYAKNSFLPFVIGEISPHVGSQAKYEYFVRNSQFNVALNDPFTIVVNTSDLEKTPKDEIHYSSQGQLDLGQRFAQAYFYLTQDFPKTPEKVAIAFDWSTESAGFDLANFFGVEVGKPLAGTGILSYYPKTPYYSWIGDYPGAIEFSLSNDQKTLEFKSQIDQTREPSDRGLDLRLAEQKEDGSLLYKAFGRFLWPELNRAEIQTEVELTFEQFNPEFACSQNRGNSGLLLLPPAECFLSPGGTNYQANLQVFVSILTYPKVPTDCPNCQPNSQQTLLKLANLKLI, encoded by the coding sequence TTGAAAAACATTCGCCGCTATTGGCAGAATTTAATCATTCTGATTGTGTGCCTAATGGTTCCAGGAAATGCCCAGGCAAAACCAATTCATGTTTTTATTTTGGCTGGTCAATCTAATGCCGTAGGCAGTGGCACCATTGGATCTTATTTATCTCAACCGGATGCGATTAATCGGTATAGTCGGGATCTTAGCAGCCAACCTGACATCGAATTTTTCTATGAAATATCCTTAAATGAAGAATGTTTTTTCCTTGACACCCCAGTTGTCTATAATTCTGCTGGCAATTGGGTGCCATTAGGTCTTCAGCAAGCCGCTCCCTATACCAGTGGCCCATTTTGTAATCCTTTCTATAATGCACCGACTCTGGCCAATGGTTTTGGCCCTGAAATTACCTTGGGTCGGTGGTTGGCTGACAATGAATCCATACCAGTGGCGATCGTTAAATTTGCCGTCGGTGCCACTTTATTAGGCGATCCCGTGAGGGGATGGATGCCCGGAGGTAAACTGCATCAGCATTTATTAGCAGTTCTGGACAATGCTACGGCGGCTTTAACTGCCCGTGGAGATAGCTTTGAAATTCGGGGAGTTTTTTGGATGCAGGGAGAATCCGATGCCACCGATAAATATCATAAGCAAGTTTATTTGACCTACGAAGAAAACCTCACGAACCTAAAGAAATCCCTGCGAGACTATGCTAAAAATTCATTTTTACCATTTGTGATTGGGGAAATTTCTCCCCATGTGGGTTCCCAGGCAAAATATGAGTATTTTGTGCGAAATTCTCAGTTTAATGTGGCCTTAAATGACCCATTTACTATCGTAGTAAATACCAGCGATCTAGAAAAAACCCCCAAAGACGAAATTCATTATAGTTCCCAAGGACAATTAGACCTGGGTCAACGGTTTGCCCAGGCTTATTTTTATTTAACCCAAGATTTCCCCAAGACCCCAGAAAAAGTTGCGATCGCCTTTGATTGGTCTACGGAGTCTGCTGGATTCGATCTAGCGAATTTCTTTGGGGTTGAGGTGGGAAAACCTTTGGCCGGAACCGGAATATTATCCTACTATCCTAAAACCCCTTACTATAGCTGGATTGGAGATTATCCAGGAGCCATAGAATTCAGCTTAAGCAATGATCAAAAAACCCTGGAATTTAAATCACAAATCGATCAGACTCGTGAACCTAGCGATCGCGGTTTAGACTTGCGGTTAGCGGAACAGAAAGAAGATGGTAGTTTATTGTATAAAGCCTTTGGTAGATTTTTATGGCCTGAATTAAATAGGGCTGAAATTCAAACGGAAGTAGAACTCACTTTTGAGCAGTTTAATCCTGAATTTGCCTGTAGCCAAAATCGGGGAAATTCTGGGCTTTTGCTCCTGCCCCCTGCGGAATGTTTTCTCAGTCCAGGAGGCACAAATTATCAGGCAAATCTTCAAGTTTTCGTTAGCATTCTCACCTATCCCAAAGTCCCTACTGACTGCCCAAATTGTCAGCCAAATTCTCAGCAAACTTTGTTAAAGCTGGCTAATTTAAAGCTAATTTAA